ATCCTGCTCGCGGCGACGTTCGTCGGCTGCCTGTACATCGTCCACCGGCGCCGGGCCGAACAGTCGGTGTTCACGCTGCTGCTGGCGACGGCGTTCATGCTCGTGTTCGTCATGGGCTTCCCGATGTTCGGGATCCACTCGTTCATCCCGAACCGCTGGTTCGCGTTCCTCTACGCGCCGATGGCGATCCTCGGCGCGATCGGGCTGCGGACCCTCGACCGCGGACTCGCGCCGGCGCTCGTCGTCGTCGTCCTGTTGCTGTTCACGCTCGTCTATCCGGGCGCGATGCTCTTCGCGACGGAGAGCAACATCGACAACCCGGTCTTCGAGGAGCACCACGAACAACTCGCCTACACGGAGTCGGAACTGGCTGCGGTCGGCTCGATCGGCGAGATGACCGGCGCGCCCGACGGCGACGAGATCCGACCCGACCAGCGGCTGTACACCGACCATCCGTACCAGACGCTGTTCAGCCGTACCGGGGCCTATCCGTCGACGGACATCGCGACGGTCCCAGAGGGCGGGACCGCCGATCACAACTACGCGGTCTATCGGACGACCGCCGCGAACGAGGCGGTCTACTTCAATAACGCCGACGGACAGGGTCGGATCGAACAGGCCACCGCGGACCGCCTCTGTCGTCCGGACCAGGCCACGGTGTACACGAACGGTGACGTGACGATGTGTACGCCCTCGCCGGCCACCGAGTAGGCGACCGGCGTTACCGAGACTCTCGCCGTCCCTTTTTCGATCGAACCGACATCGACGCCGCAACGGAAGCGAACGTTGGCATCTCGAGCCAAGAGGACGGACGACACCGGCCGCTCTCATCGCGATGTCGGCGGGATTCGATCGCAACGAGCACCGCAGTGTCGACCTCGAGTCCGTCCGTCTTCCGAGCCGTCGCTTTACTCGTATCCGTTCGAGGGAGCGAGTGGCGTCTCTCGGACGCGGCTACAGATACGGTTCCGGTGATCCGCTGTCTAACTCGAGTCGCGATCGATTACGCTGAGTCGCGGACTCTCGAAAGCGGAGTCCCGATCGAACCAATCGCAGCGATCGCAGCGCGGTCAGCGCTCGTCGACGACCGACGGAGAACGACTGTTTCGGCGCCAGTTCGAGGCGCCTGTTACGGCTCGAGATAGTCGTGCAGCCAGCGCCAGATTCAGCGATGGCCAGCAGCCCTTCGGACAGCCACAGCACGGTGAAGGCGATCACGAGATCGATCTGACGGAAGAGCTGCGACGTCAGTCCGTCCGTGACGAACCGGCGGGCCCTTCGGAGAGATAGATGACGACGTGGTCGAAACAGCCGCCGTAATTGGCCGGCGGCGCCGAGGCGAACGCCTGCAGGACGACCCGAACCGCGACCCCCGTTCCGGTCGCGTCGGGATCGCACACACCTGGTACTAAGTGAACGGCGTGAGCGAGCGCGAACGCACCCGCTCGCCGCCGGCTCTCAGCGCCACGACGGCCGGCGACGACGGCGAGAACGAACGAAAACAGCGGCGTGACGAACAGTAAGTGGGCGATCCCGTAGTTAGTCTTCGTGACGCCGGCCGTCCGGAACGGTGGCTTGTCGACGAGAACGGACAGCAGAGCGCCGACGACGGTACCGATCGTCCGGCGCCGACGGCGATCGGTGATCGATCACGCACGATTCATAGCGCGTACGCGACGGTGAGTACCCCCGAGGCTGCACCTACTCAACCACGACCGGGAGGTGCATCGTTCGGTAGGCGTCTCCGGCTGCGGGCTCCGACGGCGCCTCCCCCTGGTAGAGCAACACCGTGATCCGAAGATCGTCGCCGGACATCGACGGTGTAATCTCGAGCGACTGCTCACGCGTCTCGCCGTCGGCGACCGTCGCGGATGCTCGAGCGAGTTCGTCGCGGTCCGTAACGTTCACCTCGTCGCCGTCCCCCCGTTCGATTCGCTCGAGCAGGACGACCGTCGTGTAGTCGCGCTCGGCGTTCTCTTGGTTCGTGATCGATACCGTCAACGGCTCGGTCTCGCCGGCGGCGTACGTCGACTCGTACATCGTGTCGGTGTCGCCCGTGACGTTCTCGGTTTGGACCGACAGCTCGGTGAAGCCGTCGCCCTGTGGCGGGTTGGTGGCAGCGAAGCCGGCGCTCGCGAGCAGCACTACCAGTGCGATGACGATCGCGACGTTGTACGGCCGCGGATCGACTCGCTCGTAGACGTTCGGTCGCTTCCGGGAGAAGAACAGCGATCCGATCGAGAGCGACGGCGCGAACCGTCGCTCCGCCGGACACCGGTAGCGAGACACGATCGCGAGCAGCGACAGCACGACGGTCAGCGACGCAAGCCCGAGGAGCAGCGTTTCCGCGGTGATACCCCGTGGGGTAACGGACGCGAAAAGGGTGATCGTCGGAACGAGGGCGATACTAAAGACGACCGACAGGACGAACCGTTCGACCGACTCGAGTCCGCCGGTTACCAGACGCGGCGTCTCGAGTCCGCTTTTCAGCGTATCGAACGACTGGTACTCGTCGCTCGGTTCGGACGGAAACAGGATCGAGACGAACGCATACCCCGGAAAACAGAGAACCATCGGGAGTGCTATCGCAGTTCGTATCACGCCATCGACTCCGGAAATGATGCCGAACGTGAAGGCGCCGGTGAACGCGATCACCGCTGCCAGGTCGAGGAACCACCATTGACTGTCGCTCATTACCGGCGTTATTCGACCGTCGTGCGGTTTATTATCGTCCCGATAAGCCGCTTTGACCCGGTCGATCGGGTGGTTGCCACCCCCTGACCTACCAGATACAAGACAATAATTCCTCATAAGTATCTTTCGTCGGTTCTAGAACGTCCCAATCGACACAACGATAAGAAATTTAGCGTAACCCTCCAGCTATATTTACGCAATTAAATACGAGCAACAAAATAATCGTCCATTCGTGAATGGCCCGAATTGTGACCTGAATCCTGTGATATCACTGTTTTAAAATAACGTAAAAAGATCTATCCCGTCTATGAAAATAGTTAAAACGAATTCGGTTGGGAGATACGGTTTCCACCCTTTATTACACACTTCTGATTAGGGGAGATTGGCGCAATGAACGCAGCACATATCAGCTCCGAAGGAGATACTGAGGAGGAGACGGCCGACGCGGACGAGCGGTCCGCTGATGAGCGGCCCGCTGACGAGGAGGAACTCTCTAAGGACGAGATCTTCCACCTCCTGCAAAACGAACGCCGTCGTCTGGTTCTCAGGTACCTTCGCGACACTACCGAGCCCGTGCGTATGCGGGATATCGCCGAGCAGGTCGCGGCGTGGGAACACGATACGACCGTCGAGGAACTCACGTCGAAACAACGCCAGCGCGTCTACATTCCGCTCTACCAGTCTCACCTCTCGAAGCTCGACGAAGCGGGACTCATCGACTACCAGAAGAACCGCGGCATCGTCGAACGGCAACCGCGCGCGGATATGG
This portion of the Haloterrigena gelatinilytica genome encodes:
- a CDS encoding DUF1616 domain-containing protein, giving the protein MSDSQWWFLDLAAVIAFTGAFTFGIISGVDGVIRTAIALPMVLCFPGYAFVSILFPSEPSDEYQSFDTLKSGLETPRLVTGGLESVERFVLSVVFSIALVPTITLFASVTPRGITAETLLLGLASLTVVLSLLAIVSRYRCPAERRFAPSLSIGSLFFSRKRPNVYERVDPRPYNVAIVIALVVLLASAGFAATNPPQGDGFTELSVQTENVTGDTDTMYESTYAAGETEPLTVSITNQENAERDYTTVVLLERIERGDGDEVNVTDRDELARASATVADGETREQSLEITPSMSGDDLRITVLLYQGEAPSEPAAGDAYRTMHLPVVVE
- a CDS encoding DUF7344 domain-containing protein, with product MNAAHISSEGDTEEETADADERSADERPADEEELSKDEIFHLLQNERRRLVLRYLRDTTEPVRMRDIAEQVAAWEHDTTVEELTSKQRQRVYIPLYQSHLSKLDEAGLIDYQKNRGIVERQPRADMVDQYLQDAPETDSNDGDESNAGLDDYYVGSTVLGFALLLGAVLELPFTTFLSGIALSACILLLFTVSTIKRLLE